The following are encoded in a window of Flavobacterium cupriresistens genomic DNA:
- a CDS encoding multicopper oxidase domain-containing protein produces MKAYYIILAFFVIVTVKAQKVVRYDLYVRDTIVNFSGKEKHAFAVNGQIPMPTLTFTEGDTAEIYVHNELKENTSLHWHGLFLPNKEDGVPYLTQMPIAPKTTHKYSFPIIQNGTYWYHSHSGLQEQVGLYGLFIINKKKDDPTFRKGIDDLPTVPVILSEWTDLKPENVQRMLHNANDWFAIKKGTTQSYAEAIKQGHFSTKVTNEWKRMNAMDVSDVYYEKFLINGKNEDQLSQFKPGEKVRLRIANGGASSYFWLTYGGGKITVVASDGNDVEPVEVDRLIIAVSETYDIVVTIPEDNKSFAFLATAEDRTGAASLYLGNGIKQPIAPLPKLKYFEGMKMMNDMMKMNGDMNDMGMNMTLNKMDMNAVMYPEITGEEETAKPMDHSQHNREGMQMATDSTETAEIVTLNYGMLKSPTKTTLPKDAPVKELRFELSGNMNRYVWSLDNKVISETDKILIKKGETVRIVLYNGSMMRHPMHLHGHDFRILNEHGDYSPLKNVIDIMPMETDTIEFQANADGDWFFHCHILYHMMAGMGRIFSYENSAPNPLIKDPKMAYKMLKMDDRMFHFMAENDFASNGNDGEAMFSNTRWSIGTEWRLGYNDRHGYETETHIGRYIGKNQMLMPFIGFDWRYRKMGMDEQEQNLFGQKNTKDNRSVFSAGLEYTLPMLVKAQVEVYTDGNVRFQLERKDIPLSRRLRMNLMWNTDKEYMAGLKYIATRNLGITTHYDSDMGVGFGVNLNY; encoded by the coding sequence ATGAAAGCTTACTATATTATTTTAGCCTTTTTTGTTATTGTAACTGTAAAAGCCCAAAAAGTGGTGCGCTATGATCTGTACGTACGCGATACAATCGTCAACTTTTCCGGAAAGGAAAAACACGCTTTTGCCGTAAACGGTCAGATTCCAATGCCAACGCTAACTTTTACAGAAGGAGATACTGCCGAAATTTATGTGCATAACGAATTAAAAGAAAACACTTCATTGCATTGGCACGGTTTATTTTTGCCCAATAAAGAAGACGGTGTTCCGTATTTAACTCAAATGCCGATTGCACCAAAAACAACGCACAAGTACAGTTTCCCTATTATACAAAACGGGACGTATTGGTACCACAGTCATTCCGGACTTCAGGAACAAGTGGGGTTGTACGGACTTTTTATCATCAATAAAAAGAAAGACGATCCAACTTTCAGAAAAGGTATTGACGATTTACCAACGGTTCCGGTTATTTTGAGTGAATGGACCGATTTGAAACCCGAGAATGTACAACGAATGCTACACAACGCCAACGATTGGTTTGCTATAAAAAAAGGAACCACACAGAGTTATGCCGAAGCCATCAAACAAGGACACTTTTCGACCAAAGTCACGAACGAATGGAAACGAATGAATGCGATGGATGTAAGTGATGTCTATTATGAGAAGTTTTTAATCAATGGAAAAAATGAAGACCAGCTTTCACAATTCAAACCTGGAGAAAAAGTAAGACTTCGAATTGCAAACGGAGGAGCCTCCAGCTATTTTTGGCTGACTTACGGAGGTGGAAAAATAACAGTCGTGGCCAGCGATGGTAACGATGTTGAACCCGTAGAAGTCGATCGTCTGATTATTGCCGTTTCTGAAACCTATGACATTGTAGTTACCATTCCCGAAGACAATAAATCCTTTGCTTTTTTGGCTACAGCCGAAGATAGAACAGGCGCAGCTTCTTTATATTTAGGTAATGGAATTAAACAACCGATCGCTCCTCTTCCGAAATTGAAATATTTTGAAGGTATGAAAATGATGAACGACATGATGAAAATGAATGGTGACATGAATGATATGGGTATGAATATGACATTGAACAAAATGGATATGAATGCCGTCATGTATCCTGAAATTACAGGCGAAGAGGAAACAGCAAAGCCAATGGACCATTCGCAACATAATAGGGAAGGAATGCAAATGGCAACTGACAGCACCGAAACTGCCGAAATTGTTACGTTGAATTACGGAATGCTAAAATCACCGACTAAAACAACGCTTCCAAAAGACGCACCCGTAAAAGAATTACGTTTTGAATTGTCCGGAAACATGAACCGTTATGTATGGAGTCTGGACAATAAAGTAATTTCTGAAACCGACAAAATCTTAATTAAAAAAGGCGAAACCGTTCGAATTGTATTGTACAACGGATCAATGATGCGCCATCCGATGCATTTACACGGGCATGATTTTAGAATCCTGAACGAACATGGTGACTATTCGCCCCTAAAAAACGTAATTGACATCATGCCAATGGAAACCGATACAATCGAATTTCAAGCGAATGCAGATGGCGATTGGTTTTTTCACTGTCATATTTTATACCATATGATGGCTGGAATGGGACGTATTTTCAGTTATGAAAATTCAGCACCGAACCCGTTGATTAAAGACCCGAAAATGGCCTACAAAATGCTAAAAATGGACGATAGAATGTTTCATTTTATGGCAGAAAATGACTTTGCTAGCAACGGAAATGATGGGGAAGCCATGTTCAGCAACACCCGCTGGAGCATTGGAACCGAATGGAGATTGGGTTACAACGATCGTCACGGTTACGAAACCGAAACCCATATTGGACGCTACATCGGAAAAAATCAAATGTTGATGCCTTTCATTGGTTTTGACTGGCGCTACAGAAAAATGGGAATGGACGAACAAGAACAAAACCTTTTCGGACAAAAAAACACAAAAGACAATCGTTCTGTTTTTAGTGCCGGTTTAGAATACACCCTACCCATGTTGGTAAAAGCGCAAGTTGAAGTGTATACGGATGGAAATGTTCGTTTCCAATTGGAACGAAAAGATATTCCGTTATCCAGACGTTTGCGAATGAATTTAATGTGGAATACAGATAAGGAATATATGGCCGGATTGAAATACATTGCAACGCGAAACTTAGGAATCACGACGCATTATGACAGTGATATGGGTGTTGGATTTGGTGTTAATTTGAATTATTAA
- a CDS encoding DUF4442 domain-containing protein, whose amino-acid sequence MAVSVSKLNKFVLFKLPSAFICGVRVKAIDKDSCIVSVKHRWINQNPFSSMYFAVQAMAAELTTGALVISQIQESGRKISMLVANNKGNFTKKATGRITFACNDGHLIAEAIQQTIATGEGQTFWMKSIGTNEEGVQVSEMDFEWSVRLK is encoded by the coding sequence ATGGCAGTTTCAGTTTCCAAACTCAACAAATTTGTATTATTCAAGTTACCCTCAGCGTTCATTTGTGGCGTTCGGGTAAAAGCAATCGACAAAGACAGTTGTATCGTAAGTGTAAAGCACCGTTGGATTAATCAGAATCCGTTTAGTTCGATGTATTTTGCAGTTCAGGCAATGGCGGCTGAGCTAACAACAGGCGCTTTGGTGATTTCTCAAATTCAGGAAAGCGGAAGAAAGATTTCTATGTTAGTAGCCAACAACAAAGGGAACTTCACTAAAAAGGCAACAGGCCGAATTACATTTGCCTGTAACGACGGGCATTTAATAGCCGAAGCGATTCAGCAAACTATTGCAACCGGAGAAGGACAAACTTTCTGGATGAAATCTATAGGTACCAACGAAGAAGGCGTTCAGGTCTCAGAAATGGATTTTGAGTGGAGTGTTAGGTTAAAGTAG
- a CDS encoding DUF4870 domain-containing protein, producing the protein METTSEKNTATFTHLSALSQYIIPFGNYIFPILIWTGYKDKSEFVNHHGKQVLNFQLSLLLYTLILALIAIPIFISVVLQNIPIEAFLYNDNYVIRNFNFDGHIGLLSVGATAVLLFGMLKVVEFFLIIYASIKTSNGEYYKYPLTIPFIK; encoded by the coding sequence ATGGAAACAACATCAGAAAAGAACACTGCAACGTTCACACATCTTAGTGCATTAAGTCAATATATTATTCCATTTGGGAATTATATTTTTCCAATCCTGATCTGGACGGGTTACAAAGACAAATCAGAATTTGTAAACCACCACGGAAAACAGGTATTGAATTTTCAATTGAGTTTATTGCTTTACACTTTGATTCTGGCTTTAATTGCAATTCCGATTTTCATCAGTGTCGTATTGCAAAATATTCCGATCGAAGCTTTTCTTTACAATGACAACTATGTAATCAGAAATTTCAACTTTGACGGGCATATCGGATTATTAAGCGTTGGAGCAACGGCGGTTTTACTTTTTGGAATGTTAAAAGTAGTAGAGTTCTTTTTAATCATTTATGCTTCTATAAAAACATCAAACGGAGAATATTACAAATACCCACTCACAATTCCTTTTATAAAGTAA
- a CDS encoding PadR family transcriptional regulator → MNIENTKAQMRKGVLEFCILSVLKEKDAYTSEILDTLKNAKLLVVEGTVYPLLTRLKNDGLLNYRWEESTSGPPRKYYGLTEIGQTFLNELSGTWTELSDAVKLITNQKQ, encoded by the coding sequence ATGAACATTGAAAACACAAAAGCACAGATGCGCAAAGGTGTTCTTGAGTTTTGCATCTTATCGGTATTAAAAGAAAAAGACGCATATACATCAGAAATATTAGACACTTTAAAAAACGCCAAATTACTAGTTGTTGAAGGAACTGTTTATCCACTTTTAACTAGATTGAAAAACGACGGCTTACTTAATTATCGTTGGGAAGAATCAACTTCAGGACCACCACGAAAATATTATGGATTAACTGAAATAGGACAAACATTTTTAAACGAACTTAGCGGTACCTGGACAGAATTGTCTGACGCCGTAAAACTAATCACCAATCAAAAACAATAG
- a CDS encoding PspC domain-containing protein has protein sequence MNKTVNINLGGMFFHIDEDAYVKLTRYFDAIKRSLNNSSGQDEIIKDIEMRVSELLTEKQKSEKHVVALKDVDEVIAVMGQPEDYIIEDEEKSNQSFNGSGTRKHKKLYRDKEKGMLGGVATGLGHYFGIEAVWIKILFLIFVFAGFGTGILAYFVLWVVTPEAVTTSEKLEMTGEPVTISNIEKKVREEIESLSDKFKNADYDQMGNQVKSGAERISSSFGDFIMTVFKIFAKFLGIILIMSGISTLILLLIGVFTLGSNIFIEFPWQNFVDAGNFTDYPIWVFGLLMFFAVGIPFFFLTLLGFKLLSPNLKSIGNITKYTLLAVWIIAVAIAISVGIKQATELSYDNKVVEKKTININPQDTLFVKFRYNDYYAKGLNHHRDFEFVQDSANNALIYSNDVRLHVLRTDNATAYLQIEKTARGNSFTAAKQRAEKIDYKIQLNGNQLVLDNYFLTGVKNKFRGQEVDVYLYLPEGQLFKPDTSVQDYDDSENDFFNLHFSGDYSYKVEGSKVKCLNCPADENDFDEDADEENNIVTDTVKEVSIKINGKEVLNGKKTTGKLTTDKNGVIIKIN, from the coding sequence ATGAACAAAACAGTAAATATTAACTTAGGAGGTATGTTTTTTCACATCGATGAAGATGCATATGTAAAACTAACGCGCTATTTTGACGCTATAAAACGATCCCTGAATAATTCTTCCGGACAAGATGAAATTATTAAAGACATCGAAATGCGTGTTTCTGAATTACTAACAGAAAAACAAAAAAGCGAGAAACATGTTGTGGCATTGAAAGACGTTGATGAGGTGATTGCAGTTATGGGGCAACCGGAAGATTATATCATTGAAGACGAAGAAAAATCAAACCAGTCCTTTAATGGTTCCGGTACCAGAAAACACAAAAAATTGTACCGTGACAAAGAGAAAGGTATGCTTGGTGGTGTAGCAACAGGTTTAGGTCATTATTTTGGAATTGAAGCAGTTTGGATAAAAATTCTATTCTTAATATTTGTCTTCGCAGGTTTTGGAACAGGAATTTTAGCTTATTTCGTTCTTTGGGTTGTAACTCCGGAAGCTGTTACAACATCTGAGAAACTGGAAATGACAGGAGAACCGGTAACCATTAGCAACATTGAAAAAAAGGTTCGTGAAGAAATTGAATCTTTATCTGACAAATTTAAAAATGCAGATTATGATCAAATGGGAAACCAGGTAAAGTCGGGAGCTGAGAGAATAAGTAGTTCATTTGGAGACTTTATCATGACGGTTTTTAAAATCTTTGCTAAGTTTTTAGGAATTATTTTGATCATGTCAGGAATATCAACTTTAATTTTATTGTTGATTGGCGTTTTTACTTTGGGATCAAACATTTTTATTGAGTTCCCATGGCAGAATTTTGTTGACGCAGGAAATTTTACCGACTATCCGATCTGGGTGTTTGGTTTACTAATGTTCTTTGCTGTTGGAATTCCGTTTTTCTTTTTGACACTTTTAGGTTTCAAACTATTATCACCAAACCTGAAATCAATTGGAAACATTACTAAATATACGTTGTTGGCCGTTTGGATTATTGCGGTTGCTATTGCAATAAGTGTTGGAATAAAACAAGCTACTGAACTTTCATACGACAATAAAGTAGTGGAGAAAAAAACAATCAACATTAACCCTCAGGATACTCTTTTTGTAAAATTCAGATACAATGATTATTATGCTAAAGGCCTGAATCATCACAGAGATTTCGAATTTGTACAGGATTCTGCAAACAATGCCTTAATCTACTCAAATGATGTACGTTTACATGTTTTGCGTACCGATAATGCAACGGCTTATTTACAAATAGAAAAAACCGCCAGAGGAAATTCTTTTACAGCTGCTAAACAAAGAGCCGAAAAAATTGACTATAAAATTCAACTAAATGGAAATCAATTAGTTTTAGACAATTATTTCTTAACAGGGGTTAAAAATAAATTCAGAGGACAAGAAGTTGATGTATATTTGTACTTGCCGGAAGGACAGTTGTTTAAACCGGACACTTCTGTACAAGATTACGATGATTCTGAAAATGATTTCTTCAACTTACACTTTAGCGGCGACTATAGCTATAAAGTAGAAGGTTCAAAAGTTAAATGTCTTAATTGTCCAGCGGATGAAAATGACTTTGATGAGGATGCAGACGAAGAAAACAATATTGTTACAGACACTGTAAAAGAAGTATCGATTAAAATTAATGGAAAAGAAGTTTTAAACGGTAAAAAAACTACCGGAAAATTAACCACAGACAAAAACGGAGTAATAATCAAAATTAACTAA
- a CDS encoding head GIN domain-containing protein, with amino-acid sequence MIKIIIHITKFVVATITALLFASCGNINSVEGSGKVTKEKRIVNGDFKNVSVSNAIDLVIVQSDSTEVVVEADDNLQDNIITKVENGTLRISCKFSSFRNVTMKTVTVKMPVIDKLEASSASNVQSKNTIRAVDISLESSSAANMMVDVESDNISCNSGSGSNINIKGKALKITTSASSGATIDAQKLLANEVHADVSSGGTINVHPIVSLKAEASSGGNINYDTTPKIIEKTASSGGNISKS; translated from the coding sequence ATGATAAAAATAATCATTCATATTACGAAATTTGTAGTTGCTACTATCACTGCATTGTTGTTTGCCTCTTGTGGCAATATCAACAGTGTTGAAGGAAGCGGAAAAGTTACTAAGGAAAAAAGAATCGTTAACGGAGATTTCAAAAACGTATCCGTAAGCAATGCCATTGATCTGGTTATCGTACAATCTGACTCTACGGAAGTTGTTGTTGAAGCCGATGACAATTTACAGGACAACATCATTACTAAAGTAGAAAACGGAACATTGAGAATTAGCTGTAAATTTAGTTCTTTCCGAAATGTTACAATGAAAACAGTGACGGTAAAAATGCCGGTTATTGATAAATTGGAAGCTTCAAGCGCTTCTAATGTACAAAGCAAAAACACCATTCGAGCAGTAGATATAAGTCTGGAAAGCTCTAGTGCTGCTAACATGATGGTTGATGTAGAATCTGACAATATTAGTTGCAATTCAGGAAGCGGAAGTAATATCAATATCAAAGGAAAAGCATTAAAAATCACCACTTCAGCATCCAGCGGAGCCACTATTGATGCACAGAAATTATTAGCAAACGAAGTTCATGCTGATGTTTCGAGCGGAGGAACCATAAATGTACATCCTATAGTAAGTCTAAAAGCGGAAGCTTCCAGCGGAGGAAACATAAATTATGACACTACTCCTAAAATTATTGAAAAAACAGCGAGTTCGGGAGGCAACATTAGCAAGAGTTAA
- a CDS encoding GIN domain-containing protein translates to MKKNTALLLLLLLLTTVTFAQKREKIKGSKIVTTSVKEVGEFDGIEADDNLEVYLEKGEKNEIKIEADDNLHDIIGMDLRDRTLRLYTSKETTIFKKLIVRVTYTNSFKNVIAKNEAAIYALQEVQLDDITFNSLDYSKLFLNVNSKKFTLIADDKSKTELNLKSEDASLQLSKSASIKTLVSAIKFKCDLYQKAVAAIEGIAEKATIRLDNNSIFTGTKFTLKDSNVTVENYATASILAETTIAIAVGDHAELSLLGNPTIQLTRFSEEAKLIKKIK, encoded by the coding sequence ATGAAAAAGAACACCGCCTTACTCCTATTATTATTATTACTTACAACGGTAACTTTCGCACAAAAGAGAGAGAAAATAAAAGGATCTAAAATCGTAACCACCTCGGTAAAAGAAGTAGGAGAATTTGATGGTATTGAAGCCGATGATAATTTGGAGGTTTACCTGGAAAAAGGAGAGAAAAACGAAATCAAAATCGAAGCCGATGACAATCTTCACGACATCATTGGAATGGACCTTAGAGACCGAACACTTCGTTTGTATACTTCTAAAGAAACTACCATTTTTAAAAAACTGATTGTTCGCGTTACCTATACAAACTCTTTTAAAAATGTAATTGCAAAAAATGAAGCTGCTATTTATGCCCTTCAGGAAGTTCAATTAGACGACATTACCTTTAACAGCCTCGATTATTCTAAACTATTCCTGAATGTGAATTCAAAAAAATTCACTTTGATTGCCGACGACAAATCAAAAACAGAACTCAACTTAAAATCAGAAGACGCCAGTTTACAATTAAGCAAAAGCGCTTCAATTAAAACACTGGTATCTGCCATAAAATTCAAATGTGATTTATATCAGAAAGCCGTTGCTGCTATTGAAGGTATTGCCGAAAAAGCAACCATTCGTTTAGACAATAATTCTATTTTCACGGGAACAAAATTCACTTTAAAAGATTCTAATGTTACGGTTGAGAACTATGCTACAGCAAGTATTCTGGCAGAAACCACCATTGCAATAGCCGTTGGTGACCATGCAGAACTTTCTCTTCTTGGAAACCCAACGATACAACTAACCCGTTTTTCTGAAGAAGCTAAGCTTATTAAGAAGATTAAGTAG
- the trxB gene encoding thioredoxin-disulfide reductase → MSNLIEKIKCLIIGSGPAGYTAAIYAARANMNPVLYQGMQPGGQLTTTNEVENFPGYVDGVTGPEMMIQLQEQAKRFGADIRDGWATKVDFSGDIHKVWINDTIELHCETVIISTGASAKYLGLPSEQHYLQMGGGVSACAVCDGFFYRNQEVVIVGAGDSACEEAHYLSKLCKKVTMLVRSEKFRASKIMEDRVRKTENIEILMNHDTVEVIGDEQVVSAIRAKNKTTGEIFDIPATGFFVAIGHKPNTDIFKDYLTLDETGYIINTPGTSNTNIAGVFVAGDAADHVYRQAITAAGTGCMAALDAERYLAGKE, encoded by the coding sequence ATGTCAAATCTTATTGAAAAAATTAAATGCCTTATTATAGGTTCTGGTCCTGCAGGTTATACCGCTGCTATTTACGCTGCCAGAGCTAACATGAATCCAGTTTTATATCAGGGAATGCAGCCGGGAGGCCAGTTGACTACAACAAATGAAGTAGAGAATTTTCCGGGTTATGTTGACGGTGTTACCGGTCCAGAAATGATGATTCAATTACAAGAACAAGCAAAACGTTTTGGTGCTGATATTCGCGATGGTTGGGCAACTAAAGTTGATTTTTCAGGAGACATTCATAAAGTTTGGATAAACGATACTATCGAATTACATTGTGAAACGGTAATTATTTCTACTGGTGCTTCGGCTAAATATTTAGGTTTACCATCAGAGCAGCATTACTTGCAAATGGGTGGTGGTGTTTCTGCTTGTGCGGTTTGTGACGGATTTTTCTACCGTAATCAGGAAGTAGTTATTGTTGGTGCTGGAGATTCTGCTTGTGAAGAAGCACACTATTTGTCTAAACTTTGTAAAAAAGTAACCATGTTGGTGAGAAGCGAAAAATTCAGAGCTTCAAAAATCATGGAAGATCGTGTTCGTAAAACAGAGAATATTGAGATTTTAATGAATCACGATACGGTTGAAGTTATTGGAGACGAACAGGTAGTTTCTGCTATTAGAGCTAAAAACAAAACAACAGGAGAGATTTTTGATATTCCTGCAACAGGATTTTTCGTTGCAATTGGTCATAAACCAAACACCGATATTTTTAAAGACTATCTTACTTTAGACGAAACCGGATATATTATTAATACTCCGGGTACTTCTAATACCAATATAGCCGGTGTTTTTGTAGCCGGTGACGCTGCAGATCACGTGTACCGTCAAGCAATTACGGCTGCAGGTACCGGATGTATGGCTGCTTTAGATGCTGAAAGATATTTGGCTGGGAAAGAATAA
- a CDS encoding ParA family protein, whose product MGKIIAIANQKGGVGKTTTSVNLAASLGVLEKKVLLIDADPQANATSGLGIDVESVEIGTYQILEHSHTPKETIVQCTAPNVDVIPAHIDLVAIEIELVDKENREYMLKKALESVKDEYDYIIIDCAPSLGLLTLNALTAADSVVIPIQCEYFALEGLGKLLNTIKSIQKIHNPDLDIEGLLLTMYDSRLRLSNQVVEEVQKHFNDMVFDTVIQRNVKLSEAPSFGESIINYDATSKGAVNYINLAQEIIKKNSK is encoded by the coding sequence ATGGGCAAAATCATTGCGATTGCTAATCAAAAAGGAGGCGTTGGAAAGACTACTACATCTGTAAATCTTGCAGCCTCATTAGGTGTTTTAGAAAAAAAAGTATTACTGATAGATGCTGATCCTCAGGCAAATGCTACATCTGGCCTTGGGATTGATGTAGAATCTGTAGAAATTGGTACTTATCAAATACTTGAACATAGTCACACCCCAAAAGAAACTATAGTTCAATGTACCGCTCCAAATGTTGATGTGATACCTGCTCATATTGACCTTGTTGCCATCGAAATCGAATTGGTTGATAAAGAAAACAGAGAATATATGCTTAAAAAAGCATTAGAAAGTGTTAAAGACGAATACGATTATATCATTATCGACTGTGCACCTTCATTAGGTTTACTAACCTTAAATGCATTAACAGCGGCTGATTCTGTAGTTATTCCGATTCAATGTGAGTATTTCGCACTTGAAGGATTAGGAAAATTACTGAACACTATAAAAAGTATTCAAAAAATACACAACCCGGATCTTGACATTGAAGGATTATTATTAACCATGTATGACTCGAGATTGCGTTTATCCAATCAGGTTGTAGAAGAGGTGCAAAAACACTTTAACGATATGGTTTTTGATACCGTTATTCAGCGTAATGTAAAATTAAGTGAGGCACCAAGTTTTGGAGAAAGCATCATTAATTATGACGCTACCAGTAAAGGAGCAGTTAATTACATCAATCTGGCTCAAGAAATTATAAAGAAAAACAGTAAATAG
- a CDS encoding ParB/RepB/Spo0J family partition protein, translating into MTKAIKKQALGRGLSALLKDPENDITSVEDKNADKVVGNIIELEISAIEINPFQPRSNFNEESLRELATSIKELGVIQPITVRKLDFNKYQLISGERRLRASTLVGLNTVPAYIRIANDNESLVMALVENIQRHDLDPIEIALSYQRLIDEIQLTQEQMSERVGKKRSTIANYLRLLKLDPIIQTGIRDGFISMGHGRAIINIEDLDIQTDIYQKIVSQNLSVRETESLVKNYHESLKPQAEGKPKPESSFEVEETKKSTFNDYFGAKVDIKVANNGKGKITIPFSSEADFNRIIKLING; encoded by the coding sequence ATGACAAAAGCAATTAAAAAACAAGCCTTAGGAAGAGGATTATCAGCCTTATTAAAAGATCCGGAAAACGACATTACCTCAGTAGAAGACAAAAATGCTGACAAAGTTGTTGGAAATATAATAGAGCTTGAAATAAGTGCTATCGAAATAAATCCATTTCAACCAAGAAGTAATTTTAACGAAGAATCATTACGCGAATTAGCCACTTCTATTAAAGAACTAGGCGTAATTCAACCTATTACTGTTCGAAAATTAGATTTCAACAAATACCAGTTAATTTCGGGAGAGCGTCGTTTGCGCGCTTCGACTTTAGTGGGTTTAAATACGGTTCCTGCTTATATTCGTATTGCGAATGACAACGAATCATTGGTTATGGCTTTGGTTGAAAACATTCAACGTCATGACTTAGATCCTATTGAGATCGCTCTTTCTTACCAGCGTTTAATTGACGAAATTCAATTGACTCAGGAACAAATGAGCGAACGTGTGGGAAAAAAACGTTCTACAATTGCCAACTATTTACGTCTTTTAAAATTAGATCCGATTATCCAGACCGGTATTCGTGATGGTTTTATCAGTATGGGACACGGTAGAGCAATCATTAACATTGAAGATTTAGACATTCAGACCGATATCTATCAAAAAATAGTAAGTCAAAATTTATCTGTTCGCGAAACAGAGAGTTTGGTAAAAAACTACCACGAAAGTTTAAAGCCACAGGCAGAAGGAAAACCGAAACCGGAATCTTCTTTTGAAGTCGAAGAAACTAAAAAAAGCACTTTCAACGATTATTTTGGCGCGAAAGTTGACATAAAAGTTGCCAATAACGGAAAAGGAAAAATCACAATTCCTTTTAGTTCCGAGGCCGACTTTAACAGAATTATAAAATTAATAAACGGATAG
- a CDS encoding DUF5683 domain-containing protein gives MNKIVPIGLLFFLTGTVSLFAQAKEDTVLVVKDTTKLQEIDPLTPAKAAFYSAIVPGLGQAYNKKYWKIPLVYGAIGTSLYFYIDNNKKYHDYRDAYKSRLEGKTDDDYRYLDDSRLIAGQKFYQRNRDLSALFIVGFYVLNIIDANVDAALIQFNVNERLSMRPEIYPNDVTFRPNVGLTFNYTF, from the coding sequence GTGAATAAAATTGTCCCCATAGGATTATTGTTCTTTCTCACAGGAACCGTATCTCTTTTTGCTCAGGCAAAAGAAGACACGGTTTTGGTCGTTAAAGACACAACCAAGTTACAAGAAATTGATCCGCTAACCCCTGCAAAAGCAGCATTCTATTCTGCAATCGTACCGGGTCTGGGTCAGGCTTACAATAAAAAATACTGGAAAATACCATTGGTTTACGGAGCAATTGGTACCAGTTTATATTTCTATATCGACAACAATAAAAAATACCACGATTACCGCGATGCTTACAAAAGTCGTCTGGAAGGTAAAACCGATGACGACTATAGATACCTGGATGACAGCAGGCTTATCGCCGGACAGAAATTCTATCAGCGTAACAGAGACTTATCTGCCTTATTTATTGTAGGCTTTTATGTTTTGAACATCATCGATGCTAATGTCGATGCGGCTCTGATTCAATTTAATGTGAATGAAAGACTATCGATGCGTCCCGAAATTTATCCCAACGATGTAACGTTCAGACCAAATGTAGGACTAACTTTTAATTACACCTTTTAA